From one Orcinus orca chromosome 10, mOrcOrc1.1, whole genome shotgun sequence genomic stretch:
- the LYZL4 gene encoding lysozyme-like protein 4 yields the protein MKASMVPCLIGYLVVPSGAAVLGRCVVAKKLHEGGLSDFEGYSLENWVCLTYFESKFNPTAAYDSLRGDYTGYGFFRIRNRDRCDHGKNCCHVSCSASLNPNLKETIECAKKIAKGKRGMGAWTSWTLNCQDSDTLERWLDGCKP from the exons ATGAAGGCGTCCATGGTGCCCTGCCTTATTGGGTACCTGGTGGTTCCAAGTGGCGCTGCTGTCTTGGGGCGCTGTGTGGTGGCTAAAAAGCTCCACGAAGGAGGCCTGAGTGATTTTGAGGGCTACAGCCTCGAAAACT GGGTGTGCCTGACTTATTTTGAGAGCAAGTTCAACCCCACTGCTGCCTACGACAGCTTGCGCGGTGACTACACCGGCTACGGCTTCTTTCGGATCCGCAACCGTGACCGGTGTGATCACGGCAAGAACTGCTGCCACGTGTCCTGCTCTG CTTCACTGAACCCAAATTTAAAGGAGACAATTGAATGTGCCAAGAAaattgcaaaaggaaaaagaggaatggGAGCGTG GACCTCCTGGACCCTCAACTGCCAGGACTCTGACACTCTGGAGCGGTGGTTGGACGGATGCAAGCCGTAG